One genomic segment of Natronospira proteinivora includes these proteins:
- a CDS encoding BrnT family toxin: MKTLTWNPEKNRWLLQERGVAFEDVVYALQSNGLLDDLKHPNREKYPDQRLMVIELDGYAWLVPYVENESELFLKTIFPSRKATRDYLKRQS; the protein is encoded by the coding sequence ATGAAAACCCTCACTTGGAATCCAGAGAAAAATCGCTGGCTACTCCAGGAGCGCGGGGTCGCATTTGAAGATGTTGTCTATGCACTGCAGTCCAATGGATTGCTGGATGACCTAAAGCATCCGAACCGGGAAAAATACCCCGATCAGCGCCTAATGGTCATTGAATTGGATGGATATGCCTGGCTCGTTCCTTATGTGGAAAATGAATCGGAACTATTTTTGAAAACGATATTTCCCAGCAGGAAGGCAACGCGAGACTACCTCAAGAGGCAATCATGA